From a single Sparus aurata chromosome 13, fSpaAur1.1, whole genome shotgun sequence genomic region:
- the zc3h12b gene encoding probable ribonuclease ZC3H12B isoform X1, translated as MTVWSMVEKLKMEKRPWREENINSSEAQHATDDSEDGSSSESESEEQQHQKVQVNNSGCKKKDPLAVTKPHRQLCRSPCLDRPSFSQSSTVQDFREDETSAGPGIKPPSNREYQTKMDFALKLGYSGEQVETVLNKLGAAALINDVLAELVRLGNKVEPEPQPCSSTAITPISRTPCVKETVSPEVSVEDSDSVDTFDNLRPIVIDGSNVAMSHGNKEVFSCRGIQLAVEWFLEKGHKDITVFVPAWRKEQSRPDALITDQEILRKLEKEKILVFTPSRRVQGRRVVCYDDRFIVKLAYDSDGIIVSNDNYRDLQNEKPEWKKFIEERLLMYSFVNDKFMPPDDPLGRHGPSLENFLRKRPVVPEHKKQPCPYDQGKKCTYGHKCKYYHPERVNQPQRSVADELRAFAKLSAVKTMSEGALAKFGTGPITVKGDSNSEAKRVAPKRQSDPSIRSVACEPPEALSIARKSETNSVPSLVSALSVPTMQPAKSHAAGALNTRSASSPVPGSLQFAHSSLEHMSSVQYPPILVTNSHGASVTYSEQFPKYDSVSDHGYYSLHSDFSNMSMSSMHNVDSFCSMEHEHGVYQRNPSHCPESCLSHSNSDSFSSYGDLYPSSVDSSLEESMKGQQQSPAQGRMQAFSHGFRHEALTRVQSYGPEEPKQGTRKQSGSHLAPHIQHVAVGARSSCPGDYPLTQNVLPPLSSQPTRSLGMTRMDSISDSRLYDSNPMRQRRPPLCREQHASWDPLPCGNESYGYHSYPLSNSLMPCCERVMVRSMPDKMEQIWNSPWEMPSSVEHQERYVIPDHQYQTYRNLCNIFPAYVVHSVMEKNPHLTDPQQLAAVIVTKLRSSH; from the exons ATGACAGTATGGTCCATGGTGGAGAAGCTCAAAATGGAAAAACGCccatggagggaggagaacaTTAACTCAAGCGAGGCTCAGCACGCCACTGACGATTCTGAGGATGGAAGCAGCTCGGAAAGCGAATCTGAAGAGCAGCAACATCAGAAGGTTCAGGTGAACAACAGTGGCTGTAAGAAGAAGGACCCCTTGGCTGTCACAAAACCCCACCGACAGCTGTGCCGCTCTCCATGCCTCGACCGACCCAGTTTTTCCCAGAGTAGCACTGTGCAAGATTTTCGTGAGGATGAGACCAGCGCGGGACCAGGAATCAAGCCTCCCAGCAACAGAGAGTATCAGACGAAGATGGATTTTGCTTTGAAGTTGGGCTATTCAGGAGAGCAGGTGGAAACAGTACTCAACAAGTTGGGGGCTGCTGCGCTTATCAATGACGTCCTTGCTGAGTTAGTAAGGCTTGGAAACAAAGTAGAGCCTGAACCTCAACCTTGCAGCAGTACTGCCATCACACCAATATCACGGACCCCCTGTGTTAAAGAGACTGTTAGTCCAGAGGTGTCAGTGGAAGATTCTGACTCTGTGGATACCTTTGATAACCTCAGGCCCATCGTCATCGATGGCTCAAATGTGGCGATGAG ccATGGAAACAAAGAGGTATTCTCTTGTCGTGGTATTCAACTTGCTGTTGAATGGTTCTTGGAGAAAGGACACAAAGACATCACTGTGTTTGTCCCTGCCTGGAGAAAGGAACAGTCAAGACCTGATGCACTCATCACAG ATCAAGAAATACTACGCaagctggaaaaagaaaagatcctGGTTTTCACCCCATCTCGGAGAGTTCAAGGCAGGAGAGTGGTGTGCTATGATGATCGCTTCATAGTGAAGCTGGCTTATGATTCTGATGGAATTATTGTATCAAATGACAACTACAGGGACTTGCAAAATGAGAAGCCAGAGTGGAAGAAGTTCATAGAGGAGCGTCTCCTAATGTACTCATTTGTCAATGACAA gTTCATGCCGCCTGATGATCCACTTGGAAGACATGGTCCAAGCTTAGAAAACTTCCTCCGAAAGCGTCCTGTTGTTCCAGAGCACAAAAAACAACCCTGCCCCTATG ATCAAGGAAAAaagtgcacatatggacacaaGTGCAAGTACTATCATCCAGAACGTGTCAACCAGCCCCAGCGGTCAGTGGCTGATGAACTCCGGGCCTTTGCCAAACTGTCTGCGGTGAAGACAATGAGTGAGGGGGCGTTAGCTAAATTTGGCACTGGCCCTATAACTGTAAAGGGGGACAGCAACTCTGAGGCCAAACGTGTGGCACCCAAACGTCAGTCTGACCCCAGCATTCGCTCAGTTGCCTGTGAAcctccagaggcactgtccatAGCTAGGAAGTCTGAGACAAATTCAGTGCCTTCCCTTGTGTCTGCTCTCAGTGTGCCCACCATGCAGCCTGCCAAGAGCCACGCAGCTGGGGCCTTGAACACACGATCAGCCAGCAGCCCAGTGCCAGGTTCTTTGCAGTTCGCACACAGTTCTCTGGAGCACATGTCTAGTGTACAGTACCCTCCTATATTAGTTACTAACAGTCATGGCGCCTCTGTTACATACAGTGAACAGTTCCCAAAGTATGACTCAGTTAGTGACCATGGATATTATTCACTGCACAGTGATTTTTCAAATATGAGCATGAGCAGCATGCATAATGTCGACAGTTTCTGTAGCATGGAGCACGAGCATGGTGTGTATCAGAGAAATCCCAGCCACTGCCCTGAATCCTGCCTCAGCCATTCAAACAGTGACTCGTTTTCCTCTTATGGGGACCTGTACCCAAGCTCTGTGGACAGTAGCTTAGAGGAGAGCATGAAGGGGCAGCAGCAGTCTCCTGCACAAGGTAGGATGCAGGCTTTCTCCCATGGGTTTCGGCATGAAGCACTGACACGGGTACAGAGTTATGGACCAGAGGAACCCAAGCAGGGCACCCGTAAGCAGTCTGGATCTCATCTAGCACCACACATCCAGCATGTTGCCGTGGGAGCCAGGTCCAGTTGTCCTGGAGACTATCCCCTAACTCAGAATGTCCTCCCACCTTTGTCTTCACAGCCCACACGGTCTCTTGGCATGACTCGAATGGACAGTATATCAGATTCAAGGCTATACGATAGCAACCCAATGAGACAGAGGCGACCGCCACTGTGCCGTGAGCAGCATGCCAGCTGGGACCCTCTGCCTTGTGGTAATGAGTCCTACGGATATCATTCATATCCATTGAGTAATAGCCTGATGCCATGTTGCGAGCGGGTGATGGTCCGCAGCATGCCAGACAAGATGGAACAAATCTGGAACTCGCCATGGGAGATGCCATCTTCAGTTGAACATCAAGAGCGGTATGTCATCCCAGACCACCAGTATCAAACATATCGGAACCTTTGTAACATCTTTCCTGCTTACGTAGTCCACTCAGTAATGGAGAAAAACCCTCATTTGACGGATCCACAACAACTTGCCGCTGTCATTGTTACAAAACTTAGGTCGTCCCATTGA
- the zc3h12b gene encoding probable ribonuclease ZC3H12B isoform X2, protein MTVWSMVEKLKMEKRPWREENINSSEAQHATDDSEDGSSSESESEEQQHQKVQVNNSGCKKKDPLAVTKPHRQLCRSPCLDRPSFSQSSTVQDFREDETSAGPGIKPPSNREYQTKMDFALKLGYSGEQVETVLNKLGAAALINDVLAELVRLGNKVEPEPQPCSSTAITPISRTPCVKETVSPEVSVEDSDSVDTFDNLRPIVIDGSNVAMSHGNKEVFSCRGIQLAVEWFLEKGHKDITVFVPAWRKEQSRPDALITDQEILRKLEKEKILVFTPSRRVQGRRVVCYDDRFIVKLAYDSDGIIVSNDNYRDLQNEKPEWKKFIEERLLMYSFVNDKFMPPDDPLGRHGPSLENFLRKRPVVPEHKKQPCPYGKKCTYGHKCKYYHPERVNQPQRSVADELRAFAKLSAVKTMSEGALAKFGTGPITVKGDSNSEAKRVAPKRQSDPSIRSVACEPPEALSIARKSETNSVPSLVSALSVPTMQPAKSHAAGALNTRSASSPVPGSLQFAHSSLEHMSSVQYPPILVTNSHGASVTYSEQFPKYDSVSDHGYYSLHSDFSNMSMSSMHNVDSFCSMEHEHGVYQRNPSHCPESCLSHSNSDSFSSYGDLYPSSVDSSLEESMKGQQQSPAQGRMQAFSHGFRHEALTRVQSYGPEEPKQGTRKQSGSHLAPHIQHVAVGARSSCPGDYPLTQNVLPPLSSQPTRSLGMTRMDSISDSRLYDSNPMRQRRPPLCREQHASWDPLPCGNESYGYHSYPLSNSLMPCCERVMVRSMPDKMEQIWNSPWEMPSSVEHQERYVIPDHQYQTYRNLCNIFPAYVVHSVMEKNPHLTDPQQLAAVIVTKLRSSH, encoded by the exons ATGACAGTATGGTCCATGGTGGAGAAGCTCAAAATGGAAAAACGCccatggagggaggagaacaTTAACTCAAGCGAGGCTCAGCACGCCACTGACGATTCTGAGGATGGAAGCAGCTCGGAAAGCGAATCTGAAGAGCAGCAACATCAGAAGGTTCAGGTGAACAACAGTGGCTGTAAGAAGAAGGACCCCTTGGCTGTCACAAAACCCCACCGACAGCTGTGCCGCTCTCCATGCCTCGACCGACCCAGTTTTTCCCAGAGTAGCACTGTGCAAGATTTTCGTGAGGATGAGACCAGCGCGGGACCAGGAATCAAGCCTCCCAGCAACAGAGAGTATCAGACGAAGATGGATTTTGCTTTGAAGTTGGGCTATTCAGGAGAGCAGGTGGAAACAGTACTCAACAAGTTGGGGGCTGCTGCGCTTATCAATGACGTCCTTGCTGAGTTAGTAAGGCTTGGAAACAAAGTAGAGCCTGAACCTCAACCTTGCAGCAGTACTGCCATCACACCAATATCACGGACCCCCTGTGTTAAAGAGACTGTTAGTCCAGAGGTGTCAGTGGAAGATTCTGACTCTGTGGATACCTTTGATAACCTCAGGCCCATCGTCATCGATGGCTCAAATGTGGCGATGAG ccATGGAAACAAAGAGGTATTCTCTTGTCGTGGTATTCAACTTGCTGTTGAATGGTTCTTGGAGAAAGGACACAAAGACATCACTGTGTTTGTCCCTGCCTGGAGAAAGGAACAGTCAAGACCTGATGCACTCATCACAG ATCAAGAAATACTACGCaagctggaaaaagaaaagatcctGGTTTTCACCCCATCTCGGAGAGTTCAAGGCAGGAGAGTGGTGTGCTATGATGATCGCTTCATAGTGAAGCTGGCTTATGATTCTGATGGAATTATTGTATCAAATGACAACTACAGGGACTTGCAAAATGAGAAGCCAGAGTGGAAGAAGTTCATAGAGGAGCGTCTCCTAATGTACTCATTTGTCAATGACAA gTTCATGCCGCCTGATGATCCACTTGGAAGACATGGTCCAAGCTTAGAAAACTTCCTCCGAAAGCGTCCTGTTGTTCCAGAGCACAAAAAACAACCCTGCCCCTATG GAAAAaagtgcacatatggacacaaGTGCAAGTACTATCATCCAGAACGTGTCAACCAGCCCCAGCGGTCAGTGGCTGATGAACTCCGGGCCTTTGCCAAACTGTCTGCGGTGAAGACAATGAGTGAGGGGGCGTTAGCTAAATTTGGCACTGGCCCTATAACTGTAAAGGGGGACAGCAACTCTGAGGCCAAACGTGTGGCACCCAAACGTCAGTCTGACCCCAGCATTCGCTCAGTTGCCTGTGAAcctccagaggcactgtccatAGCTAGGAAGTCTGAGACAAATTCAGTGCCTTCCCTTGTGTCTGCTCTCAGTGTGCCCACCATGCAGCCTGCCAAGAGCCACGCAGCTGGGGCCTTGAACACACGATCAGCCAGCAGCCCAGTGCCAGGTTCTTTGCAGTTCGCACACAGTTCTCTGGAGCACATGTCTAGTGTACAGTACCCTCCTATATTAGTTACTAACAGTCATGGCGCCTCTGTTACATACAGTGAACAGTTCCCAAAGTATGACTCAGTTAGTGACCATGGATATTATTCACTGCACAGTGATTTTTCAAATATGAGCATGAGCAGCATGCATAATGTCGACAGTTTCTGTAGCATGGAGCACGAGCATGGTGTGTATCAGAGAAATCCCAGCCACTGCCCTGAATCCTGCCTCAGCCATTCAAACAGTGACTCGTTTTCCTCTTATGGGGACCTGTACCCAAGCTCTGTGGACAGTAGCTTAGAGGAGAGCATGAAGGGGCAGCAGCAGTCTCCTGCACAAGGTAGGATGCAGGCTTTCTCCCATGGGTTTCGGCATGAAGCACTGACACGGGTACAGAGTTATGGACCAGAGGAACCCAAGCAGGGCACCCGTAAGCAGTCTGGATCTCATCTAGCACCACACATCCAGCATGTTGCCGTGGGAGCCAGGTCCAGTTGTCCTGGAGACTATCCCCTAACTCAGAATGTCCTCCCACCTTTGTCTTCACAGCCCACACGGTCTCTTGGCATGACTCGAATGGACAGTATATCAGATTCAAGGCTATACGATAGCAACCCAATGAGACAGAGGCGACCGCCACTGTGCCGTGAGCAGCATGCCAGCTGGGACCCTCTGCCTTGTGGTAATGAGTCCTACGGATATCATTCATATCCATTGAGTAATAGCCTGATGCCATGTTGCGAGCGGGTGATGGTCCGCAGCATGCCAGACAAGATGGAACAAATCTGGAACTCGCCATGGGAGATGCCATCTTCAGTTGAACATCAAGAGCGGTATGTCATCCCAGACCACCAGTATCAAACATATCGGAACCTTTGTAACATCTTTCCTGCTTACGTAGTCCACTCAGTAATGGAGAAAAACCCTCATTTGACGGATCCACAACAACTTGCCGCTGTCATTGTTACAAAACTTAGGTCGTCCCATTGA